One part of the Paraglaciecola sp. L3A3 genome encodes these proteins:
- a CDS encoding aldehyde dehydrogenase family protein — translation MNTLTEDLHYISERVNHLRAHFNSAQTRSYEWRVTQLSQLKKMLVEQEQSFLQALASDLAKSEYEAWTTEIGFTISDIDHTLKHLEKWMKPRKVSTPLIAHPAKSYQLPEPLGTVLIIGAWNYPIQLVLAPLVAAISAGNCAVMKPSELAPACSELLAKLLPKYLCNDSFWVLEGAVAETTEVLKQKFDHIMYTGGEGVAKIVMRAAAEHLTPVTLELGGKSPCIIDNDCNLDMTAARIVWNKWMNAGQTCVAPDYVIIEESQSQAFIDILKSKITQFYGNDIKHNQDYGRIINTRHLTRLVSYLAGQNIVIGGEHDTQKKYLEPTVVLDPDLDSQLMLDEIFGPILPIITVEKIADAISLINHRAKPLALYVYTKNTEFENYVLNFTSSGNVCINDGMMFMANPNLPFGGVGSSGMGQYHGQAGFDTFSHLKTVMKRSTLLDPALRYPPFTEIKLTLLKKLL, via the coding sequence TTGAATACATTAACTGAAGACTTGCATTATATAAGTGAGCGGGTAAACCACTTAAGAGCGCATTTTAATTCAGCGCAAACTCGCTCTTATGAATGGCGAGTTACACAACTGAGTCAACTGAAAAAGATGTTAGTTGAACAAGAACAAAGTTTTCTACAAGCCTTAGCCTCAGATTTAGCAAAATCCGAATATGAAGCCTGGACCACAGAAATTGGCTTCACCATTAGTGATATTGACCATACACTAAAACACTTAGAAAAGTGGATGAAACCCAGAAAGGTCAGTACACCTTTAATTGCGCACCCCGCCAAAAGTTATCAATTACCCGAACCTCTAGGCACAGTTTTGATTATTGGCGCATGGAATTATCCCATTCAATTAGTATTGGCACCTTTAGTGGCAGCGATTTCTGCTGGTAACTGCGCGGTAATGAAACCATCAGAATTAGCTCCAGCCTGCTCAGAGCTATTAGCCAAATTATTACCTAAGTATTTATGTAACGATTCGTTTTGGGTGTTAGAAGGAGCAGTAGCCGAAACCACAGAAGTACTAAAACAAAAGTTCGATCATATTATGTATACAGGTGGTGAAGGGGTGGCGAAAATAGTCATGCGAGCTGCCGCTGAACATCTTACCCCAGTGACACTTGAACTTGGCGGTAAAAGCCCTTGTATCATAGACAATGACTGCAATTTAGACATGACAGCCGCACGTATTGTCTGGAATAAATGGATGAATGCAGGACAAACCTGTGTTGCACCTGATTACGTTATTATCGAGGAGTCTCAAAGTCAGGCTTTTATTGATATTTTAAAAAGTAAAATAACTCAATTCTACGGTAACGATATAAAACACAATCAAGACTATGGCAGGATCATCAACACTAGGCACCTAACTAGGTTAGTCAGTTACCTTGCAGGGCAAAACATAGTGATTGGTGGTGAACATGACACGCAAAAAAAGTATCTAGAACCAACAGTTGTATTAGATCCCGATTTAGATAGTCAGCTGATGTTAGATGAAATTTTTGGTCCTATTTTGCCTATCATAACAGTCGAAAAGATAGCAGATGCCATTAGCCTGATTAACCATAGAGCCAAACCTTTGGCTTTGTATGTGTATACCAAAAACACAGAATTTGAAAACTACGTTTTAAACTTCACAAGTTCGGGCAACGTATGTATTAACGACGGCATGATGTTTATGGCTAATCCTAATTTACCTTTTGGTGGTGTGGGTAGCAGTGGCATGGGCCAATATCATGGACAAGCTGGCTTCGATACTTTTAGTCATTTAAAAACGGTAATGAAACGAAGCACCTTGCTGGATCCAGCATTACGTTATCCGCCTTTTACAGAAATCAAATTAACGCTATTAAAAAAATTACTTTAG
- a CDS encoding efflux RND transporter permease subunit gives MDIARYSLTRSVNIWLVALVCVIGGLIALQNIGRLEDPAFTIKESMIMTYYPGASAEKVEKELTEQIEIALQKMPQLKRLKSTSKPGVSQIRVEVLSHYNTDQLPQIWDELRKRLSDLSTSLPLGTSTPTVIDDFGDVYGLYYALTAPDFSPYQVREFSRIIRRELLTIDGVAKVDVNGILQEEIVATFDTYQIAGLGLSFPDITALLNNNLRPFDGGRLLIEGKQVRISLADSSDQIQEIGNLSIVLPGNNASIKLKDIAEISIQPVEIPQSVMRYNGQDAITFAVSAKVDVNIVEVGHKVNDKVDEILASLPAGIEVDLLYDQAGIVEEAVDGFVLNLEVSVMVVALALCIFMGWRSGVVVGVTLLITVLGTVLVMWLYDLRLQRISLGAMVIAMGMLVDNAIVVAEGMMMRMAKGKSALEAASFIVKRTQWPLLGATVIGIMAFSGIGLSNDATGEFLFSLYAVVLISLMLSWIFAVTLTPLLGKYFYKVGADQKAEPKLSGFSLGYLAFLKQALRFRWISLMVLIVITVSAYASFGFIKQGFFPPSNAPIFFVNYWSPQDRDIRATEANMKLGEQIILGNEHVKSVASFVGRGAERFTLLYGPEMPNESYGLFLIRVNNAEDIPNIAKQLTEQLASVDKDGHFYVKVMQFGPSAPAKLQARFSGSDPQILRELAQQAKDIYFADPSIQNIRDDWREKGFIVTPQYDEITAGLAGVSRLDFSEAIQFASNGLRIGQLQFGDYLYPIIAKNRLDTEPDLSDLKNSLVWSSSQRRYIPFQQVSSGIQYESEELLIQRRDRVRTITVSAEPGLDETAGAAFTRVKQKIEAIPLPAGYSLEFGGEFETANDAQKALGAGLPLGFLVMFLISVLLFGRVRQPLIIWLIVPMAIVGVVAGLLTADMPFGFMSLLGFLSLFGMLIKNAIVLLEEIDLQIAEGKPPLQGLIEASVSRLRPVALAAITTILGVMPLLFDPFFADMSVTIMGGLAFATLLTLVAVPVFYSLFFRIPYKAY, from the coding sequence ATGGATATTGCACGTTATTCTCTAACTAGATCTGTCAATATTTGGCTAGTGGCTTTAGTCTGTGTGATTGGTGGTCTAATTGCGTTACAAAATATTGGCCGCTTAGAAGATCCTGCCTTTACCATCAAAGAATCCATGATAATGACTTATTATCCTGGTGCCAGTGCTGAAAAAGTTGAAAAAGAGTTAACCGAACAAATTGAAATTGCCCTGCAAAAAATGCCGCAATTAAAACGCTTAAAATCGACCAGCAAACCAGGTGTGTCTCAAATTCGAGTGGAGGTATTATCTCATTACAATACAGATCAACTGCCACAGATATGGGATGAATTAAGAAAACGTTTATCTGACTTAAGTACATCTTTACCTTTAGGTACGTCGACCCCAACAGTTATAGATGATTTTGGTGATGTGTATGGACTTTATTATGCATTAACTGCCCCTGATTTTAGCCCTTATCAAGTGCGAGAGTTTTCACGAATTATTAGACGTGAACTACTGACAATTGATGGTGTTGCCAAGGTCGACGTAAATGGTATTCTGCAAGAAGAAATTGTTGCCACCTTTGATACCTACCAAATTGCAGGTTTAGGCTTATCTTTTCCTGATATAACCGCTTTGTTAAACAATAATTTACGCCCATTTGATGGCGGTCGCTTATTAATTGAAGGCAAACAAGTGAGGATTTCACTGGCTGATTCTTCAGATCAAATTCAAGAGATTGGTAACTTATCTATAGTGTTACCGGGCAACAACGCTTCTATTAAATTAAAAGACATAGCTGAAATCAGTATTCAACCAGTAGAAATACCACAGAGTGTCATGCGTTATAACGGTCAAGATGCCATTACTTTTGCCGTATCAGCTAAAGTCGACGTCAATATTGTAGAAGTCGGTCACAAGGTTAATGACAAAGTAGATGAAATATTGGCTAGCTTACCGGCAGGCATAGAAGTTGACTTGTTGTATGACCAAGCAGGCATAGTAGAAGAAGCGGTTGATGGTTTTGTTCTTAACTTAGAAGTGTCGGTAATGGTGGTGGCGTTAGCCCTCTGTATATTCATGGGCTGGCGTTCTGGCGTAGTGGTTGGCGTCACTTTGTTAATTACCGTATTAGGAACAGTATTAGTGATGTGGTTATATGATTTGCGCTTACAGCGTATTTCATTAGGTGCCATGGTGATAGCTATGGGTATGTTAGTGGATAATGCCATAGTGGTCGCCGAAGGTATGATGATGCGAATGGCTAAAGGAAAATCAGCATTAGAAGCGGCCAGCTTTATAGTCAAACGAACACAATGGCCTCTGCTAGGCGCCACTGTAATTGGCATAATGGCATTTTCAGGAATTGGCCTCTCAAATGATGCCACTGGGGAGTTTTTGTTTTCTCTGTACGCGGTAGTATTGATTTCATTAATGCTCAGTTGGATATTTGCAGTGACTTTAACCCCATTATTAGGCAAATATTTTTATAAAGTAGGGGCCGATCAAAAAGCAGAACCTAAACTTTCTGGTTTTTCTTTAGGTTATTTAGCATTTTTAAAGCAGGCTCTGCGCTTTCGCTGGATAAGTTTAATGGTACTGATTGTTATCACCGTTAGTGCCTACGCCAGTTTTGGTTTTATCAAACAAGGATTTTTCCCACCTTCTAACGCTCCTATCTTTTTTGTTAATTATTGGAGCCCTCAAGACAGAGATATACGTGCCACTGAAGCCAACATGAAGTTAGGCGAACAAATTATTTTAGGCAATGAGCATGTAAAATCTGTCGCCAGTTTTGTCGGTCGTGGTGCTGAGCGATTTACCTTGTTATACGGCCCAGAAATGCCCAATGAAAGTTATGGTTTATTTTTGATCCGGGTCAACAACGCAGAAGATATTCCTAACATAGCCAAACAGCTAACTGAGCAATTAGCCTCTGTTGATAAGGATGGCCATTTTTATGTAAAAGTGATGCAATTTGGCCCCTCGGCGCCAGCCAAATTACAGGCTAGGTTTTCTGGCTCAGATCCTCAAATACTCAGAGAATTAGCGCAACAAGCAAAAGATATATATTTTGCTGATCCCTCGATTCAAAATATTCGAGATGACTGGCGGGAAAAAGGTTTTATTGTCACTCCACAATATGACGAAATAACAGCCGGTTTAGCTGGCGTGTCTAGACTCGATTTTTCTGAAGCTATCCAGTTTGCTAGTAATGGATTACGTATTGGCCAACTGCAGTTTGGTGATTATTTGTATCCCATCATAGCGAAAAATAGATTAGACACTGAACCTGACTTAAGCGACTTAAAAAATAGTTTGGTCTGGAGCAGTAGCCAAAGACGTTATATTCCGTTTCAACAGGTCTCTAGCGGCATTCAATATGAAAGCGAAGAGTTACTTATACAACGTCGAGATAGAGTACGCACTATCACCGTATCAGCAGAGCCAGGATTAGATGAAACAGCCGGAGCGGCCTTTACTCGAGTGAAACAAAAAATTGAAGCAATCCCGTTACCTGCTGGATATTCTTTAGAGTTTGGTGGTGAATTTGAAACCGCTAATGACGCACAGAAAGCCTTAGGTGCAGGTTTACCCCTAGGTTTCTTAGTGATGTTTTTAATTAGTGTGTTGTTGTTTGGTCGGGTACGTCAGCCGTTAATTATTTGGTTGATAGTGCCTATGGCCATTGTCGGAGTAGTTGCAGGCCTACTAACCGCAGATATGCCATTCGGCTTTATGTCCTTGCTGGGGTTTTTGAGTCTATTTGGCATGTTAATCAAGAATGCCATAGTGTTGCTGGAAGAGATTGACTTACAAATTGCTGAAGGTAAACCGCCGTTACAAGGCTTAATTGAGGCCAGTGTTAGCCGTTTACGGCCCGTAGCTTTGGCTGCGATCACCACTATATTAGGGGTGATGCCTTTGTTATTTGACCCATTCTTTGCCGATATGTCGGTGACCATTATGGGCGGTTTGGCTTTTGCGACTTTATTAACCTTAGTGGCAGTGCCAGTATTTTATAGTTTGTTCTTCCGTATCCCTTACAAAGCATATTAA
- a CDS encoding glycoside hydrolase family protein gives MNPVIKITVLTCTALFSLSTFAAKEKAHSFPEDLAELNLPYSVTESEFSKKLTTGQRILEEENWNVWGASPIEGEDGKIHLFYSRWRGTHGRWLSHSEIAHAVADKPEGPYTVLGTVLSGRGENHWDADTIHNPTIQKVGDKYALFFIGNNLANASKYDGHHASTQRIGLALSDSLYGPFKRVGEEPILEVSPNKKDWDSYLTTNPALLQHPNGEFWLYYKAWDKYNDDMRKMGVAIAKDIKGPYIKHPKNPLVNFAQYKKQVEDAYVFVEDNKFYMIMRDMGVIHPHVGLMLDSDDGINWSAPQLGYRTNVDFTNESKIQRMERPQVLMQDGKASYLFLALMGGKYDTSSAFVLKLK, from the coding sequence ATGAATCCAGTGATTAAAATAACGGTACTGACTTGTACCGCGTTATTTAGCCTGAGTACTTTTGCTGCAAAAGAAAAAGCGCATTCTTTTCCTGAAGATTTGGCTGAATTGAACTTACCTTACTCTGTCACTGAATCTGAATTTAGTAAAAAGTTAACTACGGGTCAGCGCATTTTAGAAGAAGAAAACTGGAATGTTTGGGGGGCATCACCGATTGAGGGAGAAGATGGTAAAATTCATCTGTTTTATTCTCGTTGGCGTGGCACCCATGGTCGTTGGTTAAGCCATAGTGAAATTGCCCATGCAGTGGCAGACAAACCCGAAGGACCTTACACAGTTTTAGGTACAGTGTTGAGTGGGCGAGGTGAAAATCATTGGGATGCTGATACGATTCATAATCCTACTATTCAAAAAGTAGGCGATAAATATGCATTATTTTTTATCGGTAACAACTTAGCGAATGCTAGTAAATATGATGGCCATCATGCTTCCACTCAGCGTATAGGCCTAGCTCTGTCTGATAGTTTATATGGTCCATTTAAACGTGTTGGTGAAGAGCCCATCTTAGAAGTTAGCCCAAACAAAAAAGATTGGGACAGTTATCTAACAACCAATCCGGCTTTGTTACAACACCCTAATGGTGAGTTTTGGTTATATTACAAAGCATGGGATAAATATAATGATGACATGCGTAAAATGGGTGTGGCTATAGCAAAAGATATTAAAGGGCCCTACATTAAGCACCCTAAAAACCCTTTGGTTAATTTTGCCCAATATAAAAAACAAGTAGAAGATGCTTATGTATTTGTCGAAGACAACAAGTTCTATATGATAATGCGCGATATGGGGGTGATTCATCCTCATGTGGGTTTAATGTTAGATTCTGACGATGGCATTAACTGGTCAGCCCCACAACTGGGCTATCGGACTAATGTAGATTTTACTAATGAAAGTAAAATTCAGCGTATGGAAAGACCACAAGTCTTAATGCAAGACGGTAAAGCCAGTTATTTATTTTTAGCCTTGATGGGCGGAAAATATGATACTTCTTCGGCTTTTGTGTTGAAGTTAAAATAG
- a CDS encoding efflux RND transporter periplasmic adaptor subunit, translating to MKQWILISLVMALLGCSEEAVVSQEEAPLVVQTFTAMKQQNNANHEFPAVVSAVKNVELRFEVAGRLIETNLVKGKKVAKGQVLAQIDPAPYERKVKDKQVRHQVATNDLKRIEALYKTGGVSHSAYDNAQSLFETTLLDLNNAKQDLSYTKITAPFDGFVSDRYIENNSYVQMGNSVATIQDRSTLYFSFDVPERLMTLNHGNRDLQATARIVGLENEIYKIHYVEHEAVPDPITQTYNVIFAIDNAQESLLIPGSRAMVNIQSNSKNKQVIGIPVTAVFGDKKSGFAVWILNTNTNLVNKRDIKISGIANKYALLNSGLTEGEKVISAGVSYMREGLAVREYKAEN from the coding sequence ATGAAACAGTGGATTTTAATAAGCCTAGTGATGGCTTTGTTAGGCTGTTCTGAAGAGGCTGTTGTTAGTCAAGAAGAGGCGCCATTAGTAGTACAAACCTTTACTGCTATGAAACAACAAAACAATGCAAATCATGAATTCCCCGCAGTTGTGTCTGCAGTAAAGAATGTTGAGCTCAGATTCGAAGTGGCAGGCCGCTTAATTGAAACTAATTTAGTCAAAGGTAAAAAAGTGGCTAAGGGGCAAGTACTCGCTCAAATTGATCCCGCCCCATACGAACGTAAAGTAAAAGATAAACAAGTACGTCATCAAGTGGCAACCAATGATCTAAAACGGATTGAAGCCTTATATAAAACAGGCGGGGTATCCCATAGTGCTTATGACAATGCGCAATCTTTGTTCGAAACTACTTTGCTAGATTTAAACAATGCTAAGCAGGACTTAAGTTATACCAAGATAACGGCTCCATTTGATGGTTTTGTTTCAGACAGATATATTGAAAACAATAGTTATGTGCAAATGGGAAATTCTGTCGCCACTATTCAAGATCGCTCTACTTTATATTTCTCTTTTGATGTACCCGAACGTTTGATGACCTTAAATCATGGTAATAGGGATCTGCAAGCCACCGCTAGAATTGTTGGCTTGGAAAATGAAATCTATAAAATCCACTATGTAGAACATGAAGCTGTGCCTGATCCTATTACTCAAACTTATAACGTCATCTTTGCCATTGACAATGCTCAAGAATCCTTATTAATACCCGGCTCTAGAGCTATGGTAAATATTCAATCAAATTCAAAAAACAAACAAGTGATAGGCATACCTGTAACTGCTGTGTTTGGTGATAAAAAGTCTGGTTTTGCGGTATGGATACTGAATACCAATACTAACTTAGTTAATAAACGAGATATTAAAATTTCCGGCATCGCAAATAAATATGCTTTGCTAAATAGCGGCTTAACCGAGGGTGAAAAAGTTATTTCTGCCGGTGTTAGTTATATGCGAGAAGGATTAGCAGTTAGAGAATATAAGGCAGAAAATTAA
- a CDS encoding sugar phosphate isomerase/epimerase, which produces MFKFISKKAVWFKTGCCLALSLSLTLPAVAHELGLQLYSVRNQMEKDVPSTFSEINKWGLNLVEGGGKLYGLSVEEYRNELIKHNLEVASVDTSYDEIRDNPIAVVYKARYFGSRFATFYWIPHNGKKGFTIDEAKAAVAVMNKAGKLLKQNGITLQYHAHGYEFLPHENGTILDYMLENVTDAAFQMDVFWMKQGGMDPTALLKKYPGKFLSLHLKDRKKGSKNSLNGQADVETNVVLGTGDVGIASVVTEAKKQGIRYFFLEDESSRVMRQVPESIKYLKQLEAH; this is translated from the coding sequence ATGTTCAAGTTTATAAGTAAAAAAGCAGTATGGTTTAAAACAGGTTGTTGTTTGGCTCTTTCTCTAAGTTTAACGCTACCCGCGGTAGCACATGAGCTGGGATTACAACTTTATAGTGTCAGAAATCAAATGGAAAAAGATGTACCAAGCACTTTTTCTGAAATTAATAAGTGGGGTTTGAACCTAGTTGAAGGTGGCGGTAAACTTTACGGTTTGTCGGTTGAAGAATATCGTAATGAATTAATCAAACATAATTTAGAAGTAGCAAGTGTAGACACCTCTTATGATGAAATACGCGATAACCCAATCGCTGTGGTTTACAAAGCAAGATATTTTGGCAGTCGTTTTGCAACCTTTTATTGGATCCCTCATAACGGTAAAAAAGGTTTTACTATAGATGAAGCCAAAGCGGCCGTTGCTGTAATGAATAAAGCCGGTAAGTTACTAAAACAAAACGGTATTACCTTGCAATATCATGCCCATGGTTATGAATTTTTACCTCATGAAAACGGCACCATACTTGACTATATGCTAGAAAATGTAACGGACGCTGCTTTTCAAATGGATGTATTTTGGATGAAGCAAGGCGGTATGGATCCAACGGCTTTACTTAAAAAATATCCAGGCAAATTTTTATCGCTACATTTAAAAGATCGTAAAAAAGGTTCAAAAAATTCTTTAAATGGTCAAGCCGATGTTGAAACCAACGTTGTCTTAGGTACAGGCGATGTAGGTATTGCCAGTGTAGTTACTGAAGCTAAAAAGCAGGGGATTCGTTATTTCTTTTTAGAAGATGAGTCGTCACGTGTTATGCGCCAAGTGCCTGAAAGTATTAAATATCTTAAGCAGCTAGAAGCTCATTAA
- a CDS encoding helix-turn-helix domain-containing protein yields the protein MFDLLTDVIFWIKDTDSQIIYANKKFVEHLGCHSLHQVIGKSDIAFFPPHIAKQFITDDKSVMNGQVITDRLELNMLNSGEFAWFSTSKRPLFNKENIIIGSFGFTQLLSKASKVLSSIDAIKEPIEYVRENFHKEISIEELAKLAFISVSALERRFKKYLSKTPKQFINEVRLENARRMLIETRLPIAEIAYRCGFSEHSYFSRQFKLQFGILPSQLRESMKD from the coding sequence ATGTTTGATTTGTTAACGGACGTTATTTTTTGGATAAAAGATACGGATAGCCAGATAATTTATGCCAACAAAAAATTTGTAGAACACTTAGGTTGTCACTCCTTACATCAAGTGATTGGTAAATCAGACATTGCTTTTTTCCCACCACATATTGCCAAACAATTTATCACAGACGACAAAAGTGTCATGAATGGCCAAGTGATTACCGACAGGTTAGAACTAAACATGTTGAACTCAGGCGAATTTGCATGGTTTTCTACTTCTAAACGGCCCTTATTCAACAAAGAAAATATAATTATTGGCTCTTTTGGCTTTACCCAACTGTTATCCAAAGCTTCTAAAGTGTTATCTAGTATTGATGCCATAAAAGAACCCATTGAATACGTACGAGAAAATTTCCACAAAGAAATTAGCATTGAAGAATTAGCCAAATTGGCATTTATTTCGGTAAGTGCGCTGGAAAGACGCTTTAAAAAATACCTGTCTAAAACACCAAAACAATTTATTAATGAAGTACGCTTGGAAAATGCGCGGCGGATGTTAATAGAAACCCGCTTACCCATAGCTGAGATAGCATATCGATGCGGTTTTTCAGAACACAGTTATTTCAGTCGGCAGTTTAAATTGCAGTTCGGTATTTTACCTTCACAGTTACGTGAGAGTATGAAAGATTAG
- a CDS encoding TetR/AcrR family transcriptional regulator, producing the protein MLKSTKKIFETAQQCFIQYGYTAASIAMISRYSNVSRVTIHKQFSSKEALFRAFIENYLLEKDSQIQAYIHSTGMFWDDTNDFLTQRCTEVFDNIPNAMIKSDLIHAGQTLCADLIEQNRVKTKQAIQSKLNQAIEKKQVSLNRIGLTIEEFATNVESVAEVIMLSNSVHQPRESMLKTMQIYKVATSIN; encoded by the coding sequence ATGTTAAAAAGTACCAAAAAAATATTCGAAACTGCACAGCAATGCTTCATTCAGTATGGTTATACTGCTGCAAGCATAGCTATGATTAGTCGTTATTCAAATGTATCTAGAGTGACAATTCATAAGCAGTTTTCTTCGAAAGAAGCACTATTTAGAGCATTTATCGAAAATTACTTATTAGAAAAAGATAGTCAAATTCAAGCGTATATTCATAGTACTGGTATGTTCTGGGATGACACCAATGATTTTTTGACCCAAAGATGCACAGAAGTGTTTGATAATATTCCTAATGCCATGATCAAATCTGACTTGATCCATGCCGGACAAACACTGTGTGCTGATTTAATCGAGCAAAACCGGGTTAAAACGAAACAAGCAATTCAATCAAAATTAAACCAAGCGATTGAAAAAAAACAAGTTAGTCTTAACAGAATAGGCCTCACTATTGAAGAGTTTGCGACTAATGTTGAGTCTGTCGCTGAAGTGATTATGTTATCTAACTCAGTGCATCAGCCACGAGAGTCTATGCTTAAAACCATGCAAATTTATAAAGTGGCAACGTCTATTAATTGA
- a CDS encoding GNAT family N-acetyltransferase: MTNTVFPILTCKNLLLDQLKHQDSDDIFQIFSDPAVVEHYDVDIFKTQLDAIRLIKHFESLFENNSGIRWAIRDKQTKEFIGSCGFSNWNPFDHTAVISYELAKQHWGKGYATEAVTAMINFVLSENFHFYVHRIEAYILPTNQASEKLIQKHGFQLEGTLREKSYWGETFHDMNIFALLRRDWT; this comes from the coding sequence ATGACAAATACTGTATTTCCAATATTAACTTGCAAAAATCTGTTATTAGATCAACTAAAGCATCAAGACAGCGATGATATTTTTCAGATATTCTCAGATCCTGCTGTGGTTGAGCATTATGATGTGGATATTTTCAAAACTCAGTTAGATGCCATTAGGCTGATTAAACATTTTGAGAGTTTATTTGAAAATAACTCCGGTATTCGTTGGGCGATTAGAGATAAGCAGACTAAAGAATTTATCGGATCTTGTGGTTTTAGTAATTGGAATCCTTTTGATCATACCGCAGTTATCAGCTACGAATTAGCTAAGCAGCATTGGGGTAAGGGTTATGCCACAGAGGCAGTGACCGCCATGATAAATTTTGTTTTAAGTGAGAATTTTCATTTTTATGTACATAGAATTGAAGCTTATATTCTGCCCACCAACCAAGCTTCAGAAAAACTCATCCAAAAACACGGTTTTCAGCTAGAAGGTACCTTGCGAGAAAAAAGTTATTGGGGTGAGACTTTCCACGATATGAATATCTTTGCCTTGTTGCGCAGAGATTGGACTTAG
- a CDS encoding sulfatase-like hydrolase/transferase — MLYTISKRFLLLSTVIAVSACTQIQNNNIEQTSKTLEAPNILFIYTDDQAPWAIGSSGNHQAITPNLDKLASEGMSFPNAYTTTPVCSPSRAGLMTSQYGYELGIDDWINTSGKSISRLEPELGLAPALETWPEILQQAGYHTGLIGKWHLGELDKYHPTKQGYDEFVGFRSGGNSPINPKIEKDGVVTKRQGLTPDVLTHEAINFIQNNKDKKFALSVHFRAPHARWLPVAEEDQAPYLDMDMILPHPDYPNLDVTKTKRMMAEYLSSVRSVDRNVGNLLAELDKLSLSDNTLVVFTSDHGYNMGHNGIWHKGNGHWLLKNDTQATKNIPTNQRPNMYDNSIKVPSIVRWPSVIKANSTNVSSMSNLDWFPTLVSLAKGKVNENTVVRGQDFTAALLDENTVLSTDYYAAYSTLHQSISAMRMYSDGKYKLIKDYKNRGRDEFYDLKRDPEERNNLIATTKPELQQIINAFDDMIFAKMIATNDPELEQFFGDKK; from the coding sequence ATGTTATATACAATTTCAAAGAGGTTTTTATTATTATCAACTGTTATTGCAGTTTCTGCATGTACACAGATACAAAATAATAATATTGAGCAGACATCTAAGACCTTAGAAGCTCCGAACATATTATTTATTTACACTGATGATCAAGCCCCTTGGGCTATCGGTAGTTCAGGTAACCATCAAGCTATTACACCTAATTTAGACAAACTCGCCTCTGAAGGAATGAGTTTTCCTAATGCTTACACCACTACTCCAGTATGTAGCCCTTCTCGTGCGGGTTTAATGACTTCTCAGTATGGTTATGAACTAGGTATAGATGACTGGATTAATACATCAGGTAAATCTATTAGTCGGTTAGAGCCAGAACTTGGTTTAGCCCCTGCTCTTGAAACTTGGCCAGAAATTTTACAACAAGCCGGATACCATACTGGCTTAATTGGCAAATGGCATTTAGGTGAGTTAGATAAATACCACCCTACTAAGCAAGGATACGATGAATTTGTTGGTTTTCGATCCGGCGGTAATTCACCTATTAATCCTAAAATAGAAAAAGATGGTGTGGTCACTAAGCGTCAAGGGTTAACCCCTGATGTATTAACCCATGAAGCGATTAATTTTATTCAAAATAACAAAGACAAAAAATTCGCTTTATCGGTACATTTCCGTGCACCACATGCACGTTGGTTACCTGTCGCCGAAGAAGACCAAGCACCTTATTTAGATATGGATATGATTCTGCCTCATCCTGATTATCCTAATTTGGATGTGACAAAAACTAAAAGAATGATGGCCGAATATTTATCTAGCGTGCGCAGTGTCGATAGAAACGTAGGTAATTTATTAGCTGAGTTGGATAAATTAAGTTTAAGTGATAACACTTTAGTGGTTTTCACTTCTGACCATGGATATAACATGGGCCACAATGGTATTTGGCATAAAGGTAATGGCCATTGGTTATTGAAAAATGATACCCAAGCCACTAAAAATATCCCAACTAATCAAAGACCTAATATGTACGACAACAGCATTAAAGTGCCTAGTATTGTGCGCTGGCCAAGTGTCATCAAAGCAAATAGTACTAATGTCTCGTCTATGTCTAACTTAGATTGGTTCCCCACTTTAGTCAGTTTGGCAAAAGGAAAAGTAAACGAAAATACTGTAGTTAGGGGCCAAGATTTCACTGCTGCTTTGTTAGACGAAAACACTGTGTTATCGACAGATTATTACGCTGCTTATTCTACTTTGCATCAATCTATATCAGCCATGCGTATGTATAGCGACGGTAAGTATAAGTTAATTAAAGATTATAAAAATCGTGGTAGAGATGAGTTTTATGACTTAAAGCGTGATCCCGAAGAAAGAAACAATTTAATCGCTACGACTAAACCTGAGCTACAACAAATCATTAATGCTTTTGATGATATGATTTTTGCAAAAATGATAGCCACTAATGATCCTGAATTAGAGCAATTTTTTGGAGATAAAAAATGA